The Gossypium hirsutum isolate 1008001.06 chromosome D06, Gossypium_hirsutum_v2.1, whole genome shotgun sequence genome contains the following window.
TGGCATGAAGCTCGTGCTCTATTTACTCCAATGGCTTACTTTTTTTGCTGCCATTTTGATTTTCCCCAGCCTTTTGAACAAAGGAATTGACCTCCCAACATCTGCCTCTCCACAAAACAAGGTTAAAGCTTCAAATAGCTTAAGCTATTACGCTACCAGGCACGATCACGAAACAAAAAGCAATTCAATCGAAGATTCAAATGGTTCTAAGATCTCCAACAATGGCGACAAATTGCAGAGATGCTCAAGTCTTAAGGGATGGGTGACATGCGATAGCAGATCGGATAATTGGTTCGTCTCCGGTGATAGAACGTCGGTGAATGCTAAATCTTTTAGAATCGATTCGAGAAATGGAGACGGAGAAAGAGTTCGATCTATTAAGGAAGATGATCGATCCCTTTCTCGGCCTCAGCTTAAAACTCTGGAATTGCTTTTACATGAAGACCAACAAGGTACGGATGAATTTGGGTTGGGTCAATTTGAGCTTAAATtcttttgagtattttgggtTCGGATCATTTAAGTTTATCTTAAGTTTTTTAAGTTTGGATTTGACATTATGATTAACtcattcaaattatttcaattttatttgtttaatggtAAACTACACCaaatgttactaaattattagtaagtttatattttggtcactaaattttaaaaaaattataaaataatcattaaattatttgaaagtttttatttaagtcattggattGTTAAAAGCATTGTTGCATATGCTTCTCTGTTCGCACTGCCTGTACCGATGAAAGTTCTTATTCCCCTTCTTtctacagttcaatttttttaatgaaataattttgaatatCACGAATCTACGAATCAAAATCTAAACAGTTTTTTTCTTCGATCTCCTACATTGGTCTTcaaatcgacttggatctaagatatATTCTTCTACTCGTTGATCGGTACTGACCCACCATACCGATCATCGTATCATCACTTAGAACTTGTTAGTcggacttttaaaaaaaattaacagtccagtggcttaaataaaaattttcaaatagttcaatgacttaaatgaaaattttcaaataatttagtgactattttgtaattttttaaaactaagtaaccaaaacataaacttattaataatttagtgatcttTAGTATAATTTactcttattttaatattttgggttgggATAGTTAGAATTATagactttctttttttttttagttcatgtcattttattttggattatgATAGATTTAAATAATTTCTATGTTGGTTTTAACGAATTCGaattatttaaattcttttattaaacttaattgaaacaaattcgaatttaaattaattaaattgaattttcaagtttaaattaaaattgaaatccCTAATTATACCCATATGATGCATTTTGGTGCTTATGTGCTATTTCTTATACTGTTTTTATTCTACATTGTGCAGGCAATGATGAGATGAATAGATATGATGGAACAAAAGACATTTCTAGGAAGAGTTCAAAGAAGTTATATGAAATTCTAGATGTTGAAAACATCAATATGGAAGCCAATATAACAATAGTAAAAGGTAGTTTTGAGTATTTTGGATTGGATATTTGAGTTTAggttattttgatttattaatttaagttattttatttttattcttgtcTTATACTTAAGTTCAATTCATTCGGGTTTGGGTCATTGTAGGTTTTAGTCATCTTAAGTTGATTATTTTGGGTTCCAATCATTTCTGTACTGGGTTGGTCAATAACAACGGAACATATTATTATGTTTTGGGGActacttaaaattttcaaaatttcaagaggtctaattgaaatttttaaaattttagagtcttaataaaaaaatttgggattaactttttaaaatgcttaattaaaaatttttaaaaacttaattttaaaaaatggggAGGGGGGGAGCCTTCTAGCTCCAACAACGTTCCACCCTTAATTGATATCTTCAAGTTGATACTTTTTTATGATGAAactgggttaaattgaatttaaatttaaattaattaaactgattttttgaattttggtCAGAATTGATTTTCATATTGTTTTCTTGTAGGTAATGATGAGATGATCAAGAAATTTCATGATATACCATATGATGAAAACATCAAGAAACTAAATACTACAAGAAGTGCTAATTCCACCAATATGGAAGCCACTACAAGAGTAAAAGGTCatttgtttaagtaatttttaatCGAGATCATTTCAATTTGATACATTAGTTCAATTTATTCGGATTTAGATTATTTCGGGTTTTgaccatttaatttaaatttttaatattttataattaaattaggtaAAATCGTGTTTGAATTCAAATTCGGATTAGAAttgatttttcatattattttagtacatcaTGCAGATGAGAAGAACAAGAAATTACATGAAATTCTAGATGATGGAAACATCAAGGAACCAAATACTACAAAAAGGGCCAATTCCAACAATATAGAAGCTATTACAACAAGAGCAAAAGGTTCACCTAGGAACTCATGGGATAATGGGAAAAGCAAAGTTAGAGGAAAGGTCAAagaattcatcaaaattttcaaccaagaTGCTTCACCAAAGCCAGAGAATGAACCAAATCATCttcaaatgaatgaaaatgaagtGAAATTTCATATGCCTACAATGCAAGAGAAGAAACCATCTTCCCAAGTTGCCATTGCAGATCATATGAGTAAAGGTGAAGCACAAAAGAACAACAATGGTTCATTAATAGATCATGGTCAGTTTATCTTATTCTTCTACTACTTTATGCATGTTGGTTTAGGAAAGGTGAATTTGGTTGGCAGATCCCTCTATTAGAGAGACCAAATCAAGTTAGTCTTACAATTAAATGaaacaatttagttcttatactatTAATAACAATGGGTAAACCACATTAGTAATGACCCAACTATAAAAGTTACAAATGATCACTCAAGtctttaattttgtcttttttggtcacccaactatcgTTGATTTTTGGGTCTTTTCATTTTTACATTAGCCAGCTAGTgaccaaaaaaatacaaatttgaaCAGTTGGCTGACCATTTTATAACCTTTCATAGTTaggtaaccaaaaaaaaatttactaataattgtgtgactattttaaacttttcatagttagatgaccaaaaaataaaaataaaaaattataattgagtGACCTCTACTGCAGTTTAcccaaaaagaatcaaataaagctatattttaaaagtatttttatgattttgcaaatgaaaaaaactaattttttccatttttaaacaGTAAATATTCCgattttatcttatttaattctttttaatagtagaaagttTAAACcaatccatttaataataaaaaaactaatttaattttatctcTATAATGGAGCGACTTTTATTATTTGCACTAAATATCTcccaactatttttttattattattaaagagaTAATTGTCAAAATCGAGCCAaaccaattaattaaattaaaaattagtagTTAAACTGATTCGATTatcaattttagaatttaattatctACTTACTTTATTGGCATCAGTTTCTAATGGCTTCAACACTGTAATCGAAGATCCTGCAAAATCATCCGAGGACAACTTTTTGGTACGTCACCTATCCATTTCCATAGCAATAGTTGAGTTAATGAGTGATAtgcttttcatatatatatataaattatataagaattttaatttaatatgcaaTATTGTATATGAATGTTGACATAATGTGTAATGtcatatatgaattttgattttgtgtgattttatacataaaattttgatttgattcaattttcagtAATTACTAACAATATTATCAAATTAGCACAATTTTATATCgatatattacatacacaaattattatattaatccGGTATGAAAATAAACGTATGTatctatttctttaaatgtgtacaattgaatcaaaatcaaagttccATGTATTCATATGAACcacaattcaaattttatatgtataattacaaagtttatatattaaattgcatattaaaataaaattgatataaaaatttgttatttattttctttttttttatatttgaccCCACTTAACTTGAATATAGTTTCGATCCAACTTGatttaatcttaaaaaattaacaaCTCGAACTTGTTCAATCTGAATTCAAATTAATTTGTACGCGATTAATTCAAACTTGAAATCACCCCGGATTGATGCAACACTTAAAACCGATTCGACCTGTTGAATTGATGAATCTAATTAGCCATTAAAGCATGTaggttttcttttttatattatgattttggtTTAACCCTAATGAGATGCATATTTTGGTTTAAGAACAGATTGAAGACCAAACACCAGAAGAGAAAATTTTCCCAGATTTTGGTATTGATCCGGAAGAAATCAAGGTAATGTAAAATGCTTTTATAATTAAGGAAACATAATTTTTGGCCCCTGAATTTGATAATTAGTTCCACTTTGATACATGTACTCTTTTTTGGTCCATTATAGCATTTGAACTTGACAACTAGGTCTATTTTGGAccctaaacataaaaaaaaaatagtttaacgATGTAGTACAACTCCAGAGTGTTATATTCAGTGTTTTAATAATCTAATTGGTTGTTGAATAGATCACACCATCAGTTCCTTATTCAACCAGTTCAACTGattcaactttaaaattttaaaagttaaaattaaatttttttattaaaccgattcaacttgttcaactatcgatttttgtcccgtttttaatttttACCAATTTCAAGCAGTTTTCGAGTCAAGTGGTTCATCTCCTTTATTCGGAATGTTATATCAATCAATTCTCGATCCGTCTGATCATGTTCCAATAACATCGATCACATCATCAAATCTTAACAGAATCCAAGTTTAGGGACCAAAATGGATCTAGTTAACAAGTTCAAGgataaaaaaaaatacagataCTAAAATGGATCTAATTGTTAAATTCAAGGGAAAAAATCACATTATTCCttgtaataattatataaaaaataactcCCATTTTGCTTCACATTTTTCAGCCTCTTACATTATTTAATGCAGGCCATTGATGCTAAAATACAGCAATGGTCAAATGGAAAACAAGGAAACATCCGTTCACTGTTGTCAACCTTGCAATATGTAAGTAGCAATGGATCCAACTTCAGTTATTATTAGCTCAATTGGCCGTGTCGGATCGGTTATAGATTGGATCAAGTTTAATTtggattataaaatttttaggttattttgagTTCAGGTTTTATTTTGGGGTTAGGGTCAAGTCATAGTAAGTTGTACTTTTAAGACATTTTAGGTTACATGTTTTAGACCATTTTGAGTTTCAGTTATTTCAAGTTTTGATTGATCGGATAGGATTATTGACTTTTACAGTCAAATGAAATTAGATCATATTCAGATTAATCGGATTAGATTTTTGAATACAAGTAAAAATACTGTCCCAAAGGAATGTTACGTGCCGTATGaagcaaattaaaagaaatacctAATAATATAGCTGATAAAAGGACAGTCATTCTTAAGGGAACACAAGTTTTGTCAATTAGGCGGGTCAGGTTGGTTTTATAAcagttaaaatcaaaatttaaaattttcgagCCATTTCGGGTTCAAGTCATTTTGAAGTTTAGACAAGTTTTAGATCTGGATCATTTCAAATTCAAGTTGTTTTAGATTTGTGCTATTTAAGGTTCGATTAGTTTTGGGTTAAGATCATTCAAGTTTGCttctaggatttttttttttaaatcatcttGAGTTTAGGTAATTTCAAGttattttgagttttatttaTTCGAATCGTTCAAGATCTTGATCATTTCCGGTATTGATCATATTCTAAATTTGAGGCAAATCTAAAGAACTTGCCTTTTGCCTTTGAAAGACTAACAATGGTTGCATTGCAAACACACAGGTTCTTTGGCCTAACAGTGGTTGGAAGCCAGTGCCTCTCATGGACATAATTGAAGGACCTGCAGTGAAAAGATCATATCAAAAAGCTCTATTGTGTCTACATCCAGATAAACTACAACAAAAAGGTGCTGCCTCAGATCAAAAATACATTGCACAAATTGTCTTTGATTTTCTACAGGTAATATTATGATTTCCTATTCAAATATTTATCCACGTATTGATACAACTGTCAAATGGACGAGTCGAATTAGGTTTGGATTAGATTTATCAGTGTATGATCAAtttgagattttataatttttgggttACTTTGAGTTTGGAAGTTTTAAAGTTCGGTTTGTTTCAGAGAAtcatttaagtttaaaaattaagtttttttcacGTCGTATAATATCAAGTTTAggtcattttgaattttttatttagatcatttcaaattttaatcattttgagtTTGAACTGTTttagattaaaattattatttttatttaaattatcaatttattatATTCGAATTAAtcggattgaaattttaaattctgAATTAAATTTGTGTCAAGAGAAGTAAAGCTTTGGAATTTGGCTATGGTGCAGTTGCTGGCCTACCAAATTTGTCTAATATGATCAATTATTGTACTACAAACAAAGTCCAAGCTAAGACAAGTTGAAATTTCATACAATGTTGCTGACCAACATGTCTTCCTATTAGGGCAATGGCATTTAGACTTGCCAATTGTTGGCTCTTCTTAGGCCAGCCCTTGTTTTTTCTCCTAAATTATATCTCATTTCCATATTGATTCTTAAAGTGTTTTTTTATTGAGAAATTGTCTCTAAATTATcagtttcattttattttagttaaaaaaaagtgTACAAGAATATGTcatgtgtcatgtttattcttATTGGTTAACATAGTTTTAAGAATAAAttgagataaaattaaaaatttagatacggattttaaaatttttggattagTTCAAGTTTGTATCTTTTAAAGTTCAGATCATCTAGGTATGTGAAATTTGGGTAATGTCATTTCAAGTTTTGATCAACTCGAGTCTTGTCATTCAAGTttgatattcaaattaaactataTGAGATTTacttattccgattaattttaaattcgaattatttcaagttcaaatcatttttgaatttaaactgttatttttttatgacaaAATCGAATTGAATATTACTTAGATCGGTTTTCGGATTTAACGCAATACAATTATGTGATTTTACCCTCTTTGGAATCTCAGGATGCATGGGCTCATTTCAACTCAGTTGGTTTAATGTGATTTTTCACTTGTGCGACGTTCCACCCGCCGACAAAAGGATGCAAAATTAGGTGCTCAATATTGGGGTTAAGgcataattttttattctttataggTTGTTTTACTTTAAAATGTAGATTTTCTAACTTAAATATACTTGAATTCTTGTCCCACAATATGTTtggaatatatataaaaaccctAATAAAGATTACTTCAAATTCTAATATTAGTCTTTGTATTTTGCGAATATTATGGATTTAATccttgtattttaatttgatcatttttagttcctgtattttttaaattttaaaaatctattttcaccAAATGATAATTGTAAATTCATTGAGTTAAGTTTTGCTTTTTTCGAATTCTGATgtgtcaaacatattatcatgtgtAGGGACGAATTCAGAAAAATTTTTTAAGGGGGAGGAATTGAATTATATTCTTGTGAggttaaagtgcaattttatcttGTATTAACTTATGATTTCATCACTTTTGAAAGGACTAAATATAAATCTTTTCATTTTgggggtcaaagtataatttttaccacat
Protein-coding sequences here:
- the LOC107940081 gene encoding J domain-containing protein required for chloroplast accumulation response 1 isoform X3, which gives rise to MQGFSHKEQNGVALSSDIDFNDVFGGPPKRRSSMHETRRRFSENRDSSSSSSSSFGSSDEISFSASSKNPWLSGSSEKPVFGGEEGMNQRRHSNADFFNDIFGGNNDRCLSSSPRKYEMKDPFAPPSMAEPFATSLPSRFSLLNKGIDLPTSASPQNKVKASNSLSYYATRHDHETKSNSIEDSNGSKISNNGDKLQRCSSLKGWVTCDSRSDNWFVSGDRTSVNAKSFRIDSRNGDGERVRSIKEDDRSLSRPQLKTLELLLHEDQQGNDEMNRYDGTKDISRKSSKKLYEILDVENINMEANITIVKGNDEMIKKFHDIPYDENIKKLNTTRSANSTNMEATTRVKVHHADEKNKKLHEILDDGNIKEPNTTKRANSNNIEAITTRAKGSPRNSWDNGKSKVRGKVKEFIKIFNQDASPKPENEPNHLQMNENEVKFHMPTMQEKKPSSQVAIADHMSKVSNGFNTVIEDPAKSSEDNFLIEDQTPEEKIFPDFGIDPEEIKAIDAKIQQWSNGKQGNIRSLLSTLQYVLWPNSGWKPVPLMDIIEGPAVKRSYQKALLCLHPDKLQQKGAASDQKYIAQIVFDFLQDAWAHFNSVGLM
- the LOC107940081 gene encoding J domain-containing protein required for chloroplast accumulation response 1 isoform X1; amino-acid sequence: MQGFSHKEQNGVALSSDIDFNDVFGGPPKRRSSMHETRRRFSENRDSSSSSSSSFGSSDEISFSASSKNPWLSGSSEKPVFGGEEGMNQRRHSNADFFNDIFGGNNDRCLSSSPRKYEMKDPFAPPSMAEPFATSLPSRFSLLNKGIDLPTSASPQNKVKASNSLSYYATRHDHETKSNSIEDSNGSKISNNGDKLQRCSSLKGWVTCDSRSDNWFVSGDRTSVNAKSFRIDSRNGDGERVRSIKEDDRSLSRPQLKTLELLLHEDQQGNDEMNRYDGTKDISRKSSKKLYEILDVENINMEANITIVKGNDEMIKKFHDIPYDENIKKLNTTRSANSTNMEATTRVKVHHADEKNKKLHEILDDGNIKEPNTTKRANSNNIEAITTRAKGSPRNSWDNGKSKVRGKVKEFIKIFNQDASPKPENEPNHLQMNENEVKFHMPTMQEKKPSSQVAIADHMSKGEAQKNNNGSLIDHVSNGFNTVIEDPAKSSEDNFLIEDQTPEEKIFPDFGIDPEEIKAIDAKIQQWSNGKQGNIRSLLSTLQYVLWPNSGWKPVPLMDIIEGPAVKRSYQKALLCLHPDKLQQKGAASDQKYIAQIVFDFLQDAWAHFNSVGLM
- the LOC107940081 gene encoding J domain-containing protein required for chloroplast accumulation response 1 isoform X2 — protein: MQGFSHKEQNGVALSSDIDFNDVFGGPPKRRSSMHETRRRFSENRDSSSSSSSSFGSSDEISFSASSKNPWLSGSSEKPVFGGEEGMNQRRHSNADFFNDIFGGNNDRCLSSSPRKYEMKDPFAPPSMAEPFATSLPSRFSLLNKGIDLPTSASPQNKVKASNSLSYYATRHDHETKSNSIEDSNGSKISNNGDKLQRCSSLKGWVTCDSRSDNWFVSGDRTSVNAKSFRIDSRNGDGERVRSIKEDDRSLSRPQLKTLELLLHEDQQGNDEMNRYDGTKDISRKSSKKLYEILDVENINMEANITIVKGNDEMIKKFHDIPYDENIKKLNTTRSANSTNMEATTRVKDEKNKKLHEILDDGNIKEPNTTKRANSNNIEAITTRAKGSPRNSWDNGKSKVRGKVKEFIKIFNQDASPKPENEPNHLQMNENEVKFHMPTMQEKKPSSQVAIADHMSKGEAQKNNNGSLIDHVSNGFNTVIEDPAKSSEDNFLIEDQTPEEKIFPDFGIDPEEIKAIDAKIQQWSNGKQGNIRSLLSTLQYVLWPNSGWKPVPLMDIIEGPAVKRSYQKALLCLHPDKLQQKGAASDQKYIAQIVFDFLQDAWAHFNSVGLM
- the LOC107940081 gene encoding J domain-containing protein required for chloroplast accumulation response 1 isoform X4 produces the protein MQGFSHKEQNGVALSSDIDFNDVFGGPPKRRSSMHETRRRFSENRDSSSSSSSSFGSSDEISFSASSKNPWLSGSSEKPVFGGEEGMNQRRHSNADFFNDIFGGNNDRCLSSSPRKYEMKDPFAPPSMAEPFATSLPSRFSLLNKGIDLPTSASPQNKVKASNSLSYYATRHDHETKSNSIEDSNGSKISNNGDKLQRCSSLKGWVTCDSRSDNWFVSGDRTSVNAKSFRIDSRNGDGERVRSIKEDDRSLSRPQLKTLELLLHEDQQGNDEMNRYDGTKDISRKSSKKLYEILDVENINMEANITIVKVHHADEKNKKLHEILDDGNIKEPNTTKRANSNNIEAITTRAKGSPRNSWDNGKSKVRGKVKEFIKIFNQDASPKPENEPNHLQMNENEVKFHMPTMQEKKPSSQVAIADHMSKGEAQKNNNGSLIDHVSNGFNTVIEDPAKSSEDNFLIEDQTPEEKIFPDFGIDPEEIKAIDAKIQQWSNGKQGNIRSLLSTLQYVLWPNSGWKPVPLMDIIEGPAVKRSYQKALLCLHPDKLQQKGAASDQKYIAQIVFDFLQDAWAHFNSVGLM